A genomic window from Solanum dulcamara chromosome 11, daSolDulc1.2, whole genome shotgun sequence includes:
- the LOC129873561 gene encoding patatin-like protein 2 isoform X2 → MEKEAAGESSRVAMLPPNTGRLITILSIDGGGIRGIIPGVILAYLESQLQELDGEDARIADYFDLIAGTSTGGLVTAMLAAPNNDKRPLYVAKDITPFYLEHSPKIFPQISGPFAGLINLTKMMNGPKYDGKYLHTLIKRLLGGTRLHDTLTAVVIPTFDIKTLQPVIFSSYEAKSKPDLDAELADICISTSAAPTILPAHSFKNKDAQNNEREFNLIDGGVAANNPTSIAIGEVTKQVLMKYEDLFPIKDMDYGRFLVISLGTGNAKNEEKYNAKMAAKWGLLSWLTHNNSTPIVEAFNQASADMVDYHNFVVFKALHSDDKYLRIQDDTLTGNLASADIATKENLEGLVKVGERLLDKPTSKINIDKGVYEAVENGGTNKETLRRFAKILSDERKFRQANSSSRLV, encoded by the exons ATGGAAAAAGAAGCTGCAGGTGAATCATCTCGAGTAGCAATGCTGCCTCCCAACACAGGGAGGCTGATAACCATTCTCTCCATCGATGGAGGAGGAATTAGAGGAATTATTCCTGGGGTTATCCTTGCATATCTTGAATCACAACTTCAG GAATTGGACGGTGAGGATGCAAGAATTGCGGATTATTTTGACTTGATAGCAGGAACAAGCACGGGTGGCCTTGTAACAGCCATGTTAGCTGCACCTAACAATGATAAACGCCCTCTTTATGTCGCCAAAGATATTACTCCTTTCTATCTAGAGCACTCTCCGAAAATATTTCCCCAGATTAG TGGACCATTTGCTGGACTCATAAATCTAACCAAAATGATGAACGGACCAAAATATGATGGGAAATATCTTCACACACTTATAAAGAGACTCCTAGGAGGTACCAGGTTGCATGATACCTTAACTGCCGTCGTAATTCCAACTTTTGACATCAAGACACTTCAGCCAGTTATCTTCAGCTCATATGAG GCAAAATCGAAACCTGATTTGGATGCGGAACTGGCGGACATTTGCATTAGTACCTCGGCAGCACCAACTATTCTACCTGCCCATAGTTTCAAGAACAAGGATGCTCAAAATAATGAACGCGAATTCAACCTAATTGATGGTGGCGTGGCTGCTAATAATCCG aCATCGATCGCAATTGGTGAGGTGACTAAGCAAGTATTGATGAAGTACGAAGACTTATTTCCTATCAAGGACATGGATTATGGTCGTTTTCTAGTAATATCACTGGGGACAGGCAATGCAAAGAATGAGGAAAAATACAATGCGAAAATGGCTGCGAAATGGGGATTACTTAGCTGGCTAACTCATAACAACTCCACACCAATCGTCGAAGCTTTTAATCAAGCAAGCGCTGATATGGTTGATTATCATAACTTTGTGGTTTTCAAAGCTCTTCACTCGGACGATAAATACCTCCGAATCCAG GATGACACTTTGACGGGGAACTTGGCGTCAGCTGACATAGCCACAAAGGAAAACTTAGAAGGCCTCGTTAAGGTAGGAGAACGGTTGCTGGACAAACCGACTTCTAAGATAAACATAGACAAAGGAGTTTATGAAGCAGTTGAGAACGGAGGAACCAACAAGGAAACTCTTCGAAG GTTTGCAAAGATACTTTCAGACGAGAGAAAATTCCGCCAGGCCAATTCCAGTAGCCGGTTGGTCTAA
- the LOC129873561 gene encoding patatin-like protein 2 isoform X1, producing MEKEAAGESSRVAMLPPNTGRLITILSIDGGGIRGIIPGVILAYLESQLQELDGEDARIADYFDLIAGTSTGGLVTAMLAAPNNDKRPLYVAKDITPFYLEHSPKIFPQISCCSGPFAGLINLTKMMNGPKYDGKYLHTLIKRLLGGTRLHDTLTAVVIPTFDIKTLQPVIFSSYEAKSKPDLDAELADICISTSAAPTILPAHSFKNKDAQNNEREFNLIDGGVAANNPTSIAIGEVTKQVLMKYEDLFPIKDMDYGRFLVISLGTGNAKNEEKYNAKMAAKWGLLSWLTHNNSTPIVEAFNQASADMVDYHNFVVFKALHSDDKYLRIQDDTLTGNLASADIATKENLEGLVKVGERLLDKPTSKINIDKGVYEAVENGGTNKETLRRFAKILSDERKFRQANSSSRLV from the exons ATGGAAAAAGAAGCTGCAGGTGAATCATCTCGAGTAGCAATGCTGCCTCCCAACACAGGGAGGCTGATAACCATTCTCTCCATCGATGGAGGAGGAATTAGAGGAATTATTCCTGGGGTTATCCTTGCATATCTTGAATCACAACTTCAG GAATTGGACGGTGAGGATGCAAGAATTGCGGATTATTTTGACTTGATAGCAGGAACAAGCACGGGTGGCCTTGTAACAGCCATGTTAGCTGCACCTAACAATGATAAACGCCCTCTTTATGTCGCCAAAGATATTACTCCTTTCTATCTAGAGCACTCTCCGAAAATATTTCCCCAGATTAG TTGTTGCAGTGGACCATTTGCTGGACTCATAAATCTAACCAAAATGATGAACGGACCAAAATATGATGGGAAATATCTTCACACACTTATAAAGAGACTCCTAGGAGGTACCAGGTTGCATGATACCTTAACTGCCGTCGTAATTCCAACTTTTGACATCAAGACACTTCAGCCAGTTATCTTCAGCTCATATGAG GCAAAATCGAAACCTGATTTGGATGCGGAACTGGCGGACATTTGCATTAGTACCTCGGCAGCACCAACTATTCTACCTGCCCATAGTTTCAAGAACAAGGATGCTCAAAATAATGAACGCGAATTCAACCTAATTGATGGTGGCGTGGCTGCTAATAATCCG aCATCGATCGCAATTGGTGAGGTGACTAAGCAAGTATTGATGAAGTACGAAGACTTATTTCCTATCAAGGACATGGATTATGGTCGTTTTCTAGTAATATCACTGGGGACAGGCAATGCAAAGAATGAGGAAAAATACAATGCGAAAATGGCTGCGAAATGGGGATTACTTAGCTGGCTAACTCATAACAACTCCACACCAATCGTCGAAGCTTTTAATCAAGCAAGCGCTGATATGGTTGATTATCATAACTTTGTGGTTTTCAAAGCTCTTCACTCGGACGATAAATACCTCCGAATCCAG GATGACACTTTGACGGGGAACTTGGCGTCAGCTGACATAGCCACAAAGGAAAACTTAGAAGGCCTCGTTAAGGTAGGAGAACGGTTGCTGGACAAACCGACTTCTAAGATAAACATAGACAAAGGAGTTTATGAAGCAGTTGAGAACGGAGGAACCAACAAGGAAACTCTTCGAAG GTTTGCAAAGATACTTTCAGACGAGAGAAAATTCCGCCAGGCCAATTCCAGTAGCCGGTTGGTCTAA
- the LOC129875095 gene encoding uncharacterized protein LOC129875095, translating to MAEEICFFAKDSIIIKPPKKSLALLRMVVVAFTLIFGIYICSICLKQTSVENTSKYLNIEVIERPCHTYDMDKSQIPYVHYPKPKTFNRAECGCNPVRRFAILSMQRSGSGWFETLLNSHMNVSSNGEIFSVKYRRENASSILRTLDTVYNLDFFTSASKNHCSAAVGFKWMLNQGLIEHHKEIVEYFNKKGVSVIFLFRKNLLRRMVSVLSNSYDRYAKLLNGTHKSHVHSHEEAGTLAKYKPEINTTLLISDLKRMEVTATEALDYFNSTRHVILFYEDIIRNRAKLVDVLGFLRLPNMDLSSRQVKIHNGPLSKHIKNWDDVSKTLSGTAYEKFLRADY from the exons ATGGCTGAGGAAATTTGTTTCTTTGCCAAG GATAGTATTATCATAAAACCTCCCAAGAAATCTCTAGCACTGTTAAGGATGGTGGTTGTAGCGTTTACGTTGATCTTTGGTATTTATATCTGTTCAATTTGTCTTAAACAAACTAGCGTGGAGAATACAAGTAAATACTTGAACATTGAAGTCATAGAAAGGCCTTGCCATACCTATGACATGGATAAATCCCAAATTCCATATGTGCATTATCCGAAGCCAAAAACCTTCAACCG GGCCGAATGTGGCTGTAATCCTGTACGGCGCTTTGCCATTCTCTCAATGCAAAGGTCTGGGAGTGGATGGTTTGAGACACTATTGAATAGTCATATGAACGTAAGCTCCAATGGTGAAATATTCTCTGTCAAATATAGGAGAGAAAATGCTTCTTCAATCCTGAGGACATTGGACACAGTTTACAATTTGGACTTCTTTACGAGCGCTTCCAAAAATCACTGCTCAGCTGCAGTGGGCTTCAAGTGGATGCTTAATCAG GGGTTAATAGAACACCATAAGGAAATTGTTGAGTACTTCAATAAAAAGGGCGTTTCCGTGATATTTCTCTTCAGAAAGAATCTACTGCGACGTATGGTTTCCGTGCTTTCAAATTCCTATGATCGATATGCCAAACTCTTGAATGGAACACATAAGTCTCATGTGCACTCACATGAAGAG GCTGGTACTCTTGCTAAGTATAAACCAGAAATCAATACAACATTGTTGATCTCAGATTTGAAGAGAATGGAGGTTACAGCCACGGAGGCACTGGACTACTTCAACAGCACTCGGCATGTGATTCTGTTTTACGAAGATATTATCAGAAATCGAGCT AAATTGGTAGATGTTCTTGGGTTTCTAAGATTGCCAAATATGGATCTAAGTAGCCGTCAAGTCAAGATACATAATGGGCCATTGTCGAAGCATATCAAGAACTGGGATGACGTCAGCAAGACCTTGAGTGGAACAGCTTACGAGAAGTTCCTCCGAGCTGATTATTAA